Proteins found in one Paenibacillus sp. FSL R10-2782 genomic segment:
- a CDS encoding cellobiose phosphorylase: MNTSLDQNILLRVGDLSFTFLSSGDLYKIAHGSTMINQLLTNSVDGSLNNLYMRLYRPSGVSITPLLGVRSPGVVRQTDQQIIWEGFTSGVGYQVTFTLSGLGVWFWDVTLQGDDVEADIVYGQDIGIADTAAVRSNEAYLSQYIDHTVYHDEQRGYTVCSRQNQPQSQAFPYIQQGSLTRTVGYSTDGFQFFGLSYKETNEPEALRRDSLANEVYQYEFAYTALQSERVKLAGDARFTFYGLFQPNHPTAVTKLEYQELVTKAREEVATIMETASGTAIPENVTSHLQTGRVAPAQNIGEPLRTLDMTAAELDQLFPKRQEEERDGDTLLSFFTDSYEHVVLKSKELRVERPHGHILMGGHYAGGKEETITTTSYMYGVFNSQLVVGNTNFNKMITNARNALNIPKTSGQRIYVGIHGKYHLLTLPSLFEIGFNYVRWYYKTADDMLIITNHTNADTPEVRLHVRSASGKAYPFLVTQQMSMHVNEYELPFHMERDGEDLLFRADQASLSAEAYPDLLYRMQVQGAPLQQVSDAHTLLQGTASPDASLVVLELGDSSEWTCTVQGWLHGDPSSKGRAHAEGVASFEAERERYRQYFSGLMNGFHLTRSGHETNELFRVNAVAWWYTHNMLVHYSVPHGLEQYGGAAWGTRDVCQGPVEYFSAVQKFDEVRSILLTVFSHQYEDSGNWPQWFMFDNYTRVQQEESHGDIIVWPLKVLGDYLTATRDYSILEETVPYTSRHTFDYTKQTASLMEHAMKEIEYIRANFLHDTHLSAYGDGDWDDTLQPANAQLKQYMASSWTVALTYQVVGNFAAALEQAPADVVSGAAEIARELHQMAEGIRQDFNRYMLESGIIPGFVYMEEPGQPKLMLHPSDTETGIHYRLLPMTRSMISQLLTPEQALAHEQLIREQFLCPDGVRLMNRPAQYDGGVSSHFKRAEQAANFGREVGLQYVHAHIRFAEAMAKLGRKDDAWHSLKLINPVGIRASVPNAEWRQSNAYFSSSDGKFNTRYEAQERFGELREGAVPVKGGWRIYSSGPGIYMNQLISNVLGIRQSGEDLILDPVLPDNLDGLEFEFAFAGKPVTFVYRMLQEHNSGEQGRAVLNGAPLESEPADDNRYRSGALRIKRKNFEQALTEHDGIHRLEIIF, translated from the coding sequence ATGAATACAAGTCTGGATCAAAATATTTTGCTACGGGTTGGAGACCTGTCCTTCACCTTCTTGAGCAGCGGTGATTTATATAAAATCGCCCATGGCTCAACCATGATCAATCAACTGCTGACCAATTCTGTCGACGGTTCCCTGAACAACCTGTACATGCGACTGTACCGTCCGTCCGGCGTCAGCATTACTCCCCTGCTGGGAGTTCGATCACCTGGAGTAGTACGACAAACGGATCAACAAATTATTTGGGAAGGATTTACATCAGGTGTCGGCTATCAGGTGACATTCACACTAAGCGGTCTCGGGGTATGGTTCTGGGATGTAACTCTACAGGGTGATGACGTGGAAGCTGATATCGTGTACGGTCAGGATATCGGCATTGCGGATACAGCGGCTGTACGCAGTAATGAAGCTTATCTGTCTCAATATATCGACCATACCGTCTACCATGATGAACAAAGAGGCTATACGGTTTGCTCCCGTCAAAACCAGCCGCAAAGTCAAGCGTTCCCTTACATCCAGCAAGGCTCGTTGACCCGCACCGTCGGTTATTCGACGGACGGATTTCAATTCTTTGGGCTTTCGTACAAAGAAACGAACGAGCCGGAAGCACTGCGCCGCGATTCGCTCGCTAATGAAGTATACCAGTACGAATTTGCTTATACGGCGCTGCAATCCGAGCGGGTAAAGCTCGCCGGGGATGCACGCTTTACCTTTTACGGTCTGTTCCAGCCGAATCATCCGACAGCCGTTACAAAGCTGGAGTACCAGGAACTGGTGACGAAAGCACGCGAAGAAGTAGCGACGATTATGGAAACTGCTTCCGGAACCGCCATCCCAGAGAACGTCACAAGTCATCTCCAAACTGGGCGGGTGGCTCCAGCCCAGAACATCGGGGAGCCGCTGCGCACGCTGGATATGACCGCAGCCGAGTTGGATCAGCTCTTCCCGAAACGGCAGGAAGAAGAACGGGACGGCGACACGTTGCTCTCCTTTTTCACGGACAGCTATGAACATGTCGTACTCAAATCCAAAGAGCTTCGTGTAGAGCGTCCCCATGGGCATATTTTAATGGGCGGGCATTACGCGGGAGGTAAGGAAGAAACCATTACAACCACCTCCTATATGTACGGGGTGTTCAATTCCCAGCTTGTGGTTGGCAACACGAATTTCAATAAAATGATCACAAACGCGCGTAATGCACTCAATATTCCGAAAACATCCGGTCAGCGTATCTATGTCGGAATCCATGGGAAATACCATCTGCTCACGCTGCCTTCCCTGTTCGAGATTGGCTTTAACTATGTGCGCTGGTATTACAAAACTGCTGACGATATGCTCATCATTACAAACCATACCAACGCCGATACGCCAGAAGTGCGGCTTCACGTGCGCTCGGCAAGCGGCAAAGCCTATCCGTTCCTCGTGACTCAGCAAATGTCCATGCATGTGAACGAATATGAGCTCCCGTTTCATATGGAACGGGACGGTGAGGACCTGCTCTTCCGCGCAGACCAGGCTTCCCTGAGCGCCGAAGCCTACCCGGACCTGTTGTACCGAATGCAGGTACAAGGCGCTCCACTACAGCAAGTGAGCGACGCTCACACGCTGCTACAGGGTACAGCCTCCCCCGATGCATCTCTGGTCGTGCTGGAGCTAGGCGACAGCAGCGAATGGACCTGCACCGTACAAGGTTGGCTGCATGGCGATCCGTCCAGCAAAGGTCGAGCACATGCGGAAGGAGTTGCCTCTTTCGAAGCTGAGCGCGAGCGCTATCGGCAGTATTTTTCCGGGCTGATGAATGGTTTTCATCTGACGCGTAGCGGACATGAAACCAACGAGCTGTTCCGTGTAAATGCGGTGGCCTGGTGGTACACCCACAATATGCTTGTCCACTATTCCGTGCCTCATGGTCTGGAACAATACGGTGGTGCAGCTTGGGGAACACGCGATGTATGTCAGGGTCCGGTGGAATATTTTTCAGCCGTGCAAAAGTTTGACGAAGTCCGTTCCATTCTACTGACCGTGTTCAGTCATCAGTACGAGGATAGCGGAAACTGGCCGCAATGGTTTATGTTCGACAACTATACTCGCGTTCAACAAGAAGAAAGCCATGGCGATATTATCGTCTGGCCGCTAAAGGTACTGGGAGATTATTTGACCGCTACTCGGGACTACAGTATTCTGGAAGAAACTGTACCCTACACCAGCCGGCATACTTTTGATTATACAAAACAGACCGCGAGCCTCATGGAACATGCGATGAAGGAAATCGAATATATTCGGGCGAATTTCCTTCATGATACACATTTGTCGGCCTACGGCGACGGCGATTGGGATGACACGCTCCAGCCAGCCAACGCTCAACTGAAGCAATACATGGCGAGCAGTTGGACCGTTGCACTCACCTATCAGGTGGTTGGCAACTTTGCTGCTGCACTGGAGCAAGCCCCCGCAGACGTCGTAAGCGGAGCCGCCGAGATCGCACGGGAGCTGCACCAGATGGCCGAAGGCATCCGCCAGGACTTTAACCGCTACATGCTGGAGAGCGGTATCATCCCGGGCTTCGTGTATATGGAAGAGCCCGGTCAGCCCAAGCTGATGCTCCATCCGTCCGATACGGAGACGGGGATTCACTACCGTTTGCTGCCGATGACACGCAGCATGATCAGCCAGCTGCTCACGCCGGAGCAAGCATTGGCTCATGAGCAGCTCATCCGCGAGCAGTTCCTGTGCCCGGATGGCGTGCGTCTGATGAACCGCCCTGCACAGTACGATGGCGGTGTGAGTTCGCACTTCAAGCGTGCAGAGCAAGCGGCCAACTTCGGACGCGAGGTCGGGCTGCAATATGTGCATGCCCATATCCGCTTCGCGGAAGCCATGGCCAAGCTCGGTCGCAAGGATGACGCCTGGCACAGCCTGAAGCTCATCAACCCGGTCGGCATTCGCGCGTCCGTACCGAACGCCGAATGGCGTCAGAGCAACGCGTATTTCAGCAGCTCGGATGGCAAATTCAATACCCGCTACGAAGCACAAGAGCGGTTTGGTGAACTGCGTGAAGGAGCCGTTCCGGTCAAAGGCGGCTGGAGAATCTACTCCAGTGGTCCGGGGATCTATATGAATCAGCTCATATCGAATGTCCTTGGCATCCGTCAGTCGGGCGAAGACCTGATTCTGGACCCTGTACTGCCGGATAATCTGGACGGCTTGGAATTTGAATTTGCTTTTGCCGGGAAACCCGTTACCTTCGTCTACCGCATGCTGCAAGAGCATAATAGCGGTGAGCAAGGCCGCGCGGTATTGAACGGAGCCCCACTGGAAAGCGAGCCAGCCGACGACAATCGCTACCGTTCGGGTGCCCTGCGCATCAAGCGCAAGAATTTCGAACAGGCACTAACAGAACATGACGGTATACATCGCCTGGAGATTATTTTTTAA
- a CDS encoding LacI family DNA-binding transcriptional regulator, whose translation MVSIKDIAKQAGVSISTVSYALNGSDKVTEETCARILAIAKELNYVPNAAARNLKKRETKIIGVFLTDFRGDVYGDLLYGIKEILNRKDYDLIVCSGKQSHRMLPERMIDGAIILDQTFDSQELLNYAERGHKIVVLDRELNHPNINQVLLDNKAGAALAVEHLLEMGHRKLYVVTGPDGSYDSWQRMQAVKQTIERSGTAEMIEIGGDFEKSGGEQAAEIILQQHVSPDSEPAAVFCLNDEMAVGFYNRMAQSELTIGQDIHIVGFDNIELAQYIQPRLTTIDYSKRKWGAVAAEQVLKIIAGEDVEHERLYVTLVQRESAGAVLSTPDQQNTL comes from the coding sequence GTGGTCAGCATTAAAGATATCGCCAAACAGGCGGGCGTTTCCATATCTACCGTTTCATACGCATTGAACGGCAGTGATAAGGTGACGGAAGAGACCTGCGCACGTATTTTGGCTATTGCCAAAGAGCTTAACTATGTGCCGAATGCCGCCGCACGTAATCTCAAAAAAAGGGAAACCAAAATTATCGGCGTCTTCCTGACTGATTTCCGTGGAGACGTTTATGGAGATTTGTTGTACGGCATCAAGGAAATTTTGAACCGAAAAGACTATGACCTCATCGTATGCAGCGGCAAGCAGTCTCACCGCATGCTGCCCGAGCGCATGATTGATGGAGCCATCATACTGGATCAGACGTTCGATAGTCAGGAACTGCTGAATTACGCCGAGCGTGGACATAAAATTGTCGTACTGGACCGTGAGCTGAATCATCCTAACATTAATCAGGTACTGCTGGATAACAAAGCAGGTGCCGCTCTCGCGGTGGAGCATTTGCTGGAAATGGGACACCGCAAGCTGTACGTTGTCACTGGGCCGGACGGCTCTTATGATTCATGGCAGCGGATGCAGGCAGTCAAACAGACGATCGAGCGCAGCGGCACCGCCGAAATGATCGAGATTGGCGGCGATTTTGAAAAATCGGGCGGCGAACAGGCAGCCGAGATCATTTTACAGCAGCATGTCAGCCCGGATTCTGAGCCCGCCGCGGTATTCTGCCTCAATGATGAGATGGCGGTAGGCTTTTACAATCGAATGGCTCAGTCGGAGCTTACCATCGGGCAAGACATTCATATCGTCGGCTTTGATAATATTGAGCTGGCACAATATATTCAGCCCCGTCTGACGACCATTGATTACTCCAAACGTAAATGGGGCGCAGTAGCTGCTGAACAAGTTCTGAAAATCATTGCCGGGGAAGACGTGGAGCATGAACGGCTGTACGTTACGCTCGTCCAAAGAGAGTCAGCAGGCGCAGTATTAAGCACTCCAGATCAACAGAATACCTTATGA